The following proteins are encoded in a genomic region of Mycobacterium kiyosense:
- a CDS encoding 4-amino-4-deoxychorismate lyase: protein MAGVVVTLDGAVLDPATPLLHADDLAAVRGDGVFETLLVRDGRACLIEAHLQRLTQSAALMELPAPDLPAWRRAIDAATCEWTSSSADEAAMRLIYSRGRESAPTVPTAYVAVSPVPDRVAAVRRDGVAAITLDRGLPAKGIDAMPWLLAGAKTLSYAVNMAVLRHAARHGAGDVVFVSTDGFVLEGPRSTVVIATEGDDGNPCLLTPPPWFPILRGTTQQALFEVARAKGYDCDYRALRVPDLFAAQGIWLISSMTLAARVHTLDGRPLPRAAFADRFAELVDAAIVSDR from the coding sequence ATGGCTGGAGTGGTGGTCACGCTTGACGGTGCAGTCCTGGATCCCGCGACACCGCTGCTGCACGCCGACGATCTGGCCGCGGTGCGCGGTGACGGGGTGTTCGAGACGCTGCTGGTGCGCGACGGCCGGGCCTGCCTGATCGAGGCGCACCTGCAGCGGCTGACCCAATCCGCCGCACTCATGGAGCTGCCCGCACCGGATCTGCCGGCCTGGCGGCGCGCGATCGACGCGGCGACCTGCGAGTGGACCTCGAGCAGCGCCGACGAAGCCGCGATGCGGCTGATCTACAGCCGGGGCCGGGAGAGCGCGCCGACCGTGCCGACCGCCTACGTCGCGGTCAGCCCGGTCCCGGACCGGGTCGCGGCGGTGCGGCGCGACGGCGTAGCGGCGATCACATTGGACCGAGGGCTGCCGGCCAAGGGGATCGACGCCATGCCCTGGCTGTTGGCCGGCGCCAAGACGCTCTCCTATGCGGTCAACATGGCGGTGTTACGCCACGCAGCCCGTCACGGCGCCGGCGACGTCGTCTTCGTCAGCACCGACGGCTTTGTGCTGGAGGGCCCGCGGTCCACTGTCGTCATCGCCACCGAAGGCGACGACGGCAACCCGTGCCTGCTCACCCCGCCGCCCTGGTTCCCCATCCTGCGCGGCACCACCCAGCAGGCGCTCTTCGAGGTCGCTCGCGCCAAGGGCTACGACTGCGACTATCGCGCCCTGCGCGTACCGGATCTGTTTGCCGCCCAAGGTATTTGGCTTATCTCCAGCATGACGCTGGCGGCGCGCGTGCACACCCTCGACGGTCGGCCGCTGCCTCGCGCCGCGTTCGCCGACCGCTTCGCCGAACTGGTCGACGCCGCAATCGTCAGCGATCGCTGA
- a CDS encoding folate-binding protein YgfZ, giving the protein MNPVPAPDPGPDAGAIWHFGDPLGEQRAAETAAVVVDRSHRAVLTLTGKDRQPWLHNISTQHVSDLPEGASTQNLSLDGQGRVEDHWLQTELGGTTYLDTEPWRGEPLLNYLRKMVFWSEVTVEAADLAVLSLIGPQLADRGVLDVLGLAALPDEWRAVPLAGGGFLRRVAGTPGGPPELDLLVPRAEAAEWRQRLTAAGVRPAGVWAYEAHRVAALRPRLGVDTDERTIPHEVRWIGGPGAGAVHLDKGCYRGQETVARVHNLGKPPRMLVLLHLDGSADRPSTGDAVLAGGRSVGRLGTVVEHVDLGPVALALVKRGIPGDTELATGADGAVAAVIDPESLPPADELGAGRLAVERLRGGGR; this is encoded by the coding sequence ATGAATCCAGTTCCCGCTCCGGATCCCGGACCCGACGCCGGCGCGATCTGGCATTTCGGCGATCCGCTGGGCGAGCAGCGGGCCGCCGAGACCGCGGCCGTGGTGGTGGATCGTTCGCACCGCGCGGTGCTGACCCTGACCGGCAAGGACCGGCAACCCTGGCTGCACAACATCTCCACCCAGCACGTCAGCGACCTGCCCGAGGGCGCAAGCACGCAGAACCTGAGCCTGGACGGCCAGGGCCGGGTCGAGGACCACTGGTTGCAGACCGAGCTGGGCGGCACCACCTACCTGGACACCGAACCGTGGCGGGGCGAGCCGCTGCTGAACTATCTGCGCAAGATGGTGTTCTGGTCCGAGGTCACCGTCGAGGCCGCCGACCTGGCGGTGCTGTCGCTGATCGGTCCGCAGCTAGCCGACCGGGGCGTGCTCGACGTCCTGGGGCTCGCAGCGCTGCCCGACGAATGGCGGGCCGTCCCGCTGGCCGGGGGCGGTTTCCTGCGGCGGGTGGCCGGCACGCCCGGCGGCCCACCCGAACTCGACCTGCTGGTACCCCGTGCAGAAGCGGCAGAGTGGCGGCAGCGTCTGACCGCGGCGGGCGTGCGCCCGGCCGGAGTGTGGGCCTATGAGGCGCACCGGGTGGCGGCCCTGCGGCCGCGGTTGGGCGTGGACACCGACGAACGCACCATCCCGCATGAAGTGCGCTGGATCGGCGGGCCGGGCGCAGGAGCCGTGCACCTGGACAAGGGGTGTTACCGCGGCCAGGAGACCGTCGCACGGGTGCATAACCTGGGCAAACCGCCGCGGATGCTGGTGTTGTTGCACCTGGATGGCTCGGCGGACCGGCCGTCGACCGGCGACGCGGTGCTGGCCGGTGGCCGGTCGGTGGGCCGGCTGGGCACGGTGGTCGAGCACGTCGATCTGGGTCCGGTGGCGCTGGCCCTGGTGAAGCGGGGCATACCCGGCGACACCGAATTGGCGACCGGCGCCGACGGCGCGGTGGCCGCGGTGATCGACCCCGAATCCCTGCCGCCGGCCGACGAGCTGGGCGCCGGACGCCTCGCGGTGGAGCGGCTGCGCGGCGGCGGCCGCTGA
- the purM gene encoding phosphoribosylformylglycinamidine cyclo-ligase, whose product MTDPERNQGVTYAAAGVDIEAGDRAVDLFKPLATKATRPEVRGGLGGFAGLFALRGDYREPVLAASTDGVGTKLAVAQAMDKHDTIGLDLVAMVVDDLVVCGAEPLFLQDYIAVGRTVPERVAAIVSGIAEGCVRAGCALLGGETAEHPGLMEPDHYDISATGVGVVEADDVLGPDRVKPGDVIIGMGSSGLHSNGYSLARTVLLDIDRMNLAGYVEEFGRTLGEELLEPTLIYAKDCLALAAETQVRTFCHVTGGGLAGNLSRVIPPGLVAEVDRGTWTPAPVFAMIAQRGRVTQAEMEKTFNMGVGMIAVVAPEDTDRAQAILTARHLNCWELGTVCKGGKEGPRATLVGQHPRF is encoded by the coding sequence ATGACGGATCCCGAACGCAACCAGGGCGTCACCTACGCAGCGGCCGGGGTGGACATTGAAGCCGGTGACCGCGCTGTCGACTTGTTCAAGCCGCTGGCCACCAAGGCCACCAGGCCGGAGGTACGCGGGGGGCTCGGCGGGTTCGCCGGTCTGTTCGCGCTGCGCGGTGACTATCGCGAACCGGTGCTGGCGGCGTCCACCGACGGCGTAGGTACCAAGCTGGCGGTCGCACAGGCGATGGACAAGCACGACACCATCGGACTCGACCTGGTCGCCATGGTGGTGGACGACCTCGTCGTGTGCGGGGCCGAGCCGCTATTCCTGCAGGACTACATCGCGGTCGGACGCACCGTCCCAGAGCGGGTGGCGGCGATCGTCAGCGGCATCGCGGAGGGCTGCGTGCGTGCCGGGTGTGCGTTGTTGGGCGGGGAGACCGCCGAGCACCCCGGCCTGATGGAACCCGACCACTACGACATCTCGGCCACCGGCGTCGGCGTGGTCGAGGCCGACGACGTGCTGGGGCCGGACCGCGTCAAACCCGGCGACGTCATCATCGGGATGGGATCCTCGGGCCTGCATTCCAATGGCTACTCGCTGGCCCGCACCGTGTTGCTGGACATCGACCGGATGAACCTGGCCGGTTACGTCGAGGAATTCGGCCGCACGCTGGGCGAGGAACTACTCGAGCCCACGCTCATCTACGCCAAGGACTGCCTGGCGCTGGCGGCCGAAACCCAGGTGCGCACGTTCTGCCACGTCACCGGCGGCGGGCTGGCCGGGAACCTGTCCCGCGTCATCCCGCCCGGGCTGGTCGCCGAGGTGGACCGCGGCACCTGGACGCCCGCTCCGGTGTTCGCGATGATCGCCCAGCGTGGCCGCGTCACCCAGGCGGAGATGGAAAAGACATTCAACATGGGCGTCGGCATGATCGCCGTCGTCGCCCCCGAGGACACCGATCGGGCCCAGGCCATCCTGACGGCGCGGCACCTCAATTGCTGGGAGCTGGGCACCGTGTGCAAGGGCGGCAAGGAAGGCCCGCGAGCGACCCTCGTCGGGCAGCACCCGCGATTCTAA
- the purF gene encoding amidophosphoribosyltransferase, producing MTAQQPEQDFSSPREECGVFGVWAPGEDVAKLTYYGLYALQHRGQEAAGIAVADGSQVLVFKDLGLVSQVFDEQTLAAMDGHVAIGHCRYSTSGDTTWENAQPVFRNTAAGTGVALGHNGNLVNAAELAARARDAGLMAKRYPAPATTDSDILGALLAHGAADSSLEQAALELLPTVRGAFCLTFMDENTLYACRDPHGVRPLSLGRLDRGWVVASETAALDIVGASFVRDIEPGELLAIDADGVRSTRFANPSPKGCVFEYVYLARPDSVIAGRSIHGARLAIGRRLARECPVDADLVIGVPESGTPAAVGYAQESGVPYGQGLMKNAYVGRTFIQPSQTIRQLGIRLKLNPLKEVIRGKRLIVVDDSIVRGNTQRALVRMLREAGAVEVHVRIASPPVKWPCFYGIDFPSPAELIANAVEDQSEMLEAVRHAINADTLGYISLRGLIAATEQPASRLCTACFDGSYPIELPSGSALGKNVIEQMLANAARGAGLGELSGPEVPEVPVGR from the coding sequence GTGACCGCGCAGCAGCCCGAGCAAGACTTCAGTTCGCCTCGTGAAGAGTGTGGCGTATTCGGGGTCTGGGCCCCCGGCGAAGATGTCGCCAAACTCACCTACTACGGACTGTATGCGTTGCAGCATCGCGGTCAGGAGGCCGCCGGCATTGCGGTCGCCGACGGTTCTCAGGTCCTGGTCTTCAAGGACCTCGGCCTGGTCAGTCAGGTATTCGACGAGCAGACGCTGGCCGCCATGGACGGCCACGTCGCCATCGGGCACTGCCGCTACTCCACCAGCGGCGACACCACCTGGGAGAATGCCCAACCGGTCTTTCGTAACACCGCCGCCGGAACCGGTGTCGCGTTGGGACACAACGGCAACCTCGTCAACGCGGCCGAACTTGCCGCGCGGGCCCGCGACGCGGGGTTGATGGCCAAACGGTACCCGGCGCCGGCGACGACGGACTCCGACATCCTGGGTGCGCTGCTCGCCCACGGAGCGGCCGACTCCAGCCTGGAACAGGCCGCCCTGGAACTGCTGCCGACCGTGCGTGGCGCGTTCTGCCTGACGTTCATGGACGAGAACACCCTCTACGCCTGCCGCGACCCGCACGGCGTGCGTCCGCTATCGCTGGGGCGGCTGGACCGCGGCTGGGTGGTCGCCTCCGAAACGGCGGCGCTCGACATCGTCGGCGCCTCCTTCGTCCGCGACATCGAGCCGGGCGAGCTGCTGGCCATCGACGCCGACGGGGTGCGGTCCACCCGGTTCGCCAACCCCTCGCCCAAGGGCTGCGTCTTCGAATACGTCTATCTGGCCCGGCCCGACAGTGTCATCGCCGGACGCTCCATCCACGGCGCCCGCCTGGCGATCGGCCGTCGGCTGGCCCGCGAGTGCCCGGTGGACGCCGACCTGGTGATCGGCGTGCCGGAGTCCGGTACCCCGGCCGCGGTGGGATACGCCCAGGAATCCGGCGTTCCCTACGGTCAGGGCCTGATGAAGAACGCCTACGTCGGGCGCACCTTCATCCAGCCGTCGCAGACCATCCGCCAACTCGGCATCCGGCTCAAGCTGAACCCGCTCAAAGAGGTGATCCGCGGCAAGCGGCTCATCGTCGTCGACGACTCGATCGTGCGGGGCAACACCCAGCGCGCGCTGGTACGCATGCTGCGCGAAGCCGGGGCGGTGGAAGTGCACGTCCGGATCGCCTCGCCGCCGGTGAAATGGCCCTGCTTCTACGGCATCGACTTCCCGTCCCCGGCCGAGCTGATCGCCAACGCGGTCGAGGATCAGAGCGAGATGCTGGAGGCGGTTCGGCACGCGATCAACGCCGACACGCTCGGCTACATCTCGCTGCGCGGCCTGATCGCCGCCACCGAGCAACCCGCCTCGCGACTGTGCACCGCCTGCTTCGACGGCAGCTACCCGATCGAGCTGCCCAGCGGCAGCGCGTTGGGCAAGAACGTCATCGAGCAGATGCTCGCCAACGCAGCGCGCGGCGCCGGACTGGGCGAACTGTCCGGTCCCGAAGTACCGGAAGTCCCCGTCGGGCGCTGA
- the mce1A_3 gene encoding cell invasion protein, with protein sequence MERRRSGTRPPFKTIGLVALMVVGLVLGALYWQFRGNFTPKTKLTMIAPRAGLVLDPGAKVTYNGVQIGRVSDIAEITHDGVPAAQLVLDIYPRYIPQIPANVAAQITATTVFGNKYVSLTSPQNPAPQHITPSMVINATHVTTEFNSLFQTLTALAEKVDPVKLNLTLSAAGQALTGLGDKFGASVTNGNAILDDLNPRMPQARFDMQRLAALGDVYADAAPDLVEALNQAATTARTVDRQRDALDAALLAAAGLGNDAAPVFERAGPYLARGATDLGATAALFDEYSPEIFCTLRNYNLVAPRIHNALGFNGYALGATSAGAISGSPNPYIYPDNLPRINARGGPGGKPGCWQTITRDLWPAPLLVMDVGASLAPYNHFEVGTPVVVDYVWGRQVGDPTINP encoded by the coding sequence ATGGAGCGCCGTCGCTCGGGCACGCGACCGCCATTCAAGACCATCGGGCTGGTGGCACTGATGGTGGTGGGGCTCGTGCTCGGGGCGCTGTACTGGCAGTTCCGCGGGAACTTCACCCCGAAAACCAAGCTGACCATGATCGCCCCACGCGCCGGTCTGGTACTGGACCCGGGCGCCAAGGTCACCTACAACGGTGTGCAGATCGGCCGGGTCTCCGACATCGCCGAGATCACCCACGACGGCGTGCCGGCGGCGCAACTGGTACTGGACATCTACCCGCGCTACATCCCGCAGATCCCGGCCAACGTGGCCGCCCAGATCACCGCGACCACGGTGTTCGGCAACAAATACGTGTCGCTGACATCGCCGCAAAACCCTGCGCCGCAACACATCACACCGTCGATGGTGATCAACGCGACACACGTCACCACGGAGTTCAACTCGCTGTTCCAGACCCTGACCGCGCTGGCCGAGAAGGTCGATCCGGTCAAGCTCAACCTCACGCTCAGCGCGGCCGGCCAGGCCCTGACCGGATTGGGGGACAAGTTCGGCGCTTCTGTGACCAACGGCAACGCGATCCTGGACGACCTGAACCCGCGGATGCCGCAGGCCCGCTTCGACATGCAGCGGCTGGCGGCGCTGGGCGACGTCTACGCCGACGCCGCACCCGACCTGGTGGAAGCGCTGAACCAGGCCGCGACGACGGCGCGCACCGTCGACCGGCAACGCGACGCCCTGGATGCGGCGCTGCTGGCGGCCGCCGGTCTGGGCAACGATGCGGCACCGGTTTTCGAGCGGGCCGGGCCGTATCTGGCGCGCGGCGCCACCGACCTGGGTGCGACCGCAGCGCTGTTCGACGAGTACAGCCCCGAGATCTTCTGCACGCTGCGCAACTACAACCTGGTGGCGCCGCGGATCCACAACGCGCTCGGGTTCAACGGCTACGCGCTGGGGGCCACCTCGGCGGGCGCCATCTCCGGTTCCCCGAACCCGTACATCTATCCGGACAACCTGCCCCGGATCAACGCGCGTGGCGGGCCGGGAGGCAAACCCGGCTGTTGGCAGACCATCACCCGCGACCTGTGGCCGGCGCCGCTTCTGGTGATGGACGTGGGCGCCAGCCTGGCGCCCTACAACCACTTCGAAGTCGGGACGCCGGTCGTCGTCGACTACGTGTGGGGCCGCCAGGTGGGCGATCCCACCATCAACCCCTGA
- the cpsY gene encoding exopolysaccharide phosphotransferase CpsY, whose translation MPRTSSRSNRDAQCRSNPIVVSRRGKIARVESGLPPHEAQIEDLVFLRKTLNRADIPFLLIRNHKNRPVLAVDLRLRPHVERALAAACAREPMYAKTLDEKGFSPVLLAEGRLSEHPDARILRLYRRRIAPGGFRYGSAFGVDLQFWTFGDTVIGCPVENALTRRELPRAELTPATVRLHGYKWPTMQGMFTPHASDVTFDIDLVFSWVDGSDPEFRARRAARMSGHVVGEGDDADARIRQIDELKYALRSVNMFAPWIRRIFIATDSAAPAWLVDHPKITLVRAAEHFSDTAALPTYNSHAVESQLHHIAGLSEHFLYSNDDMFFGRPVRPGMFFSPGGVSRFIEADTRIGLGANHPGRSGFENAARVNRQLLRQRFGQTITRHLEHTAVPLRKSVLREMEQEFGEEFARTQASAFRSSTDISVTNSFYHYYALLTGRAVQQEKAKVRYVNTTTQAGLSLLPKLRKSRGYDFFCLNDSSFPEVSAARRAELVVDFLERYFPIPAPWERVAAGISRQHPGSTSTPAAGAETANRGATVR comes from the coding sequence ATGCCCAGAACCTCTTCGCGCAGCAACCGGGACGCCCAATGCCGGTCGAACCCGATCGTGGTGAGCCGACGCGGCAAGATCGCCCGGGTGGAATCGGGTTTGCCCCCGCACGAGGCACAGATCGAAGATCTGGTGTTTCTGCGAAAGACGTTGAACCGGGCGGATATTCCGTTCCTGCTGATCCGCAACCATAAGAACCGGCCGGTGCTGGCGGTCGATCTGCGACTGCGCCCGCACGTCGAACGGGCTCTCGCGGCGGCCTGCGCCCGAGAACCGATGTACGCGAAAACCCTTGACGAGAAGGGGTTTTCACCGGTCCTGCTGGCCGAGGGTCGACTTTCGGAACACCCGGATGCGCGTATCCTGCGACTGTACCGGCGACGGATAGCTCCGGGCGGGTTCCGATACGGCTCGGCATTCGGGGTGGACCTGCAGTTCTGGACCTTCGGGGACACCGTGATCGGCTGCCCGGTGGAGAATGCGTTGACCCGCAGGGAGCTGCCGCGCGCAGAACTCACGCCTGCCACGGTCCGGCTGCACGGCTACAAGTGGCCGACGATGCAGGGAATGTTCACCCCGCACGCCAGCGATGTGACGTTCGACATCGATCTGGTGTTCTCCTGGGTCGACGGCAGCGATCCGGAGTTCCGGGCCCGGCGCGCCGCGCGGATGTCCGGTCATGTGGTGGGCGAAGGTGACGACGCGGACGCGCGGATCCGCCAGATCGACGAGCTGAAATACGCACTGCGGTCGGTGAACATGTTCGCGCCGTGGATCCGGCGCATCTTCATCGCGACGGATTCGGCGGCACCGGCGTGGTTGGTCGACCACCCCAAGATCACCCTGGTGCGGGCCGCGGAGCACTTCTCGGACACCGCCGCGCTGCCCACCTACAATTCGCACGCGGTGGAGAGCCAGCTCCACCACATCGCCGGCCTCAGCGAGCATTTCCTGTACTCCAACGACGACATGTTCTTCGGACGGCCGGTCCGGCCCGGCATGTTCTTCTCACCCGGCGGCGTCAGCCGGTTCATCGAAGCGGACACCCGGATCGGCCTCGGCGCAAATCATCCCGGCCGCAGCGGATTCGAGAACGCGGCCCGGGTCAACCGCCAACTGCTGCGTCAGCGCTTCGGGCAGACCATCACCCGTCATCTCGAGCACACCGCCGTCCCGCTGCGCAAGAGCGTGCTGCGCGAGATGGAGCAGGAGTTCGGCGAAGAGTTCGCCCGCACTCAGGCCAGTGCATTCCGGTCCAGCACCGACATCTCGGTGACCAACTCGTTCTACCACTACTACGCGTTGCTGACCGGACGCGCTGTGCAGCAAGAGAAGGCGAAGGTTCGCTACGTCAACACGACGACCCAGGCGGGGCTGAGCCTGCTGCCCAAGCTCCGCAAGAGCCGCGGCTACGACTTCTTCTGCCTCAACGACAGCAGCTTCCCGGAGGTGTCGGCGGCGCGGCGCGCCGAGCTGGTCGTGGACTTCCTGGAGCGCTACTTCCCGATCCCGGCTCCGTGGGAGCGGGTGGCGGCCGGGATCAGTCGACAGCATCCTGGGTCGACGTCAACGCCAGCTGCGGGTGCCGAAACAGCGAATCGCGGCGCGACGGTTCGATGA
- the cpdA gene encoding 3',5'-cyclic adenosine monophosphate phosphodiesterase CpdA, with amino-acid sequence MHRLRAAEHPRPDYVLLHISDTHLAGGDGPLYGDVDADGRLAELLDQLDRSGLRPDAIVCTGDLADKGEPAAYRKLRDLVEPFATELGAELVWVMGNHDDRAELRRQLLDEAPSLAPLDAVRMIDGLRIVTLDTSVPGHHYGELRPAQLDWLADELASPAPDGTILALHHPPIPSVLDMAVTVELRDQASLGRVLKGTDVRAILAGHLHYSTNATFVGIPVSVASATCYTQDLTVCAGGTRGRDAAQACNLVHVYPDTVVHSVVPLGGGKTVGTFVSPGQAQRNLAEAGIFIEPSRRDSLFRHPQLALTSTQDAVD; translated from the coding sequence GTGCATAGGCTGCGTGCCGCGGAACACCCGCGGCCGGATTACGTGCTGCTACACATCAGCGACACCCACCTCGCCGGCGGCGACGGCCCGCTCTACGGCGATGTCGACGCCGACGGCCGGCTGGCCGAACTGCTGGACCAGCTGGACCGATCCGGACTGCGTCCTGACGCGATCGTCTGCACCGGCGACCTTGCCGACAAGGGGGAGCCCGCGGCGTACCGCAAACTGCGAGATTTGGTCGAGCCGTTCGCGACCGAATTGGGTGCCGAACTGGTCTGGGTGATGGGCAATCATGACGACCGCGCCGAGCTGCGCAGGCAGCTGCTCGACGAGGCCCCGTCGCTGGCGCCGCTGGACGCGGTGCGGATGATCGACGGGCTGCGCATCGTCACGCTGGACACCTCGGTACCCGGTCACCACTACGGTGAGCTGCGCCCAGCCCAATTGGATTGGCTGGCAGACGAATTGGCCAGCCCCGCGCCCGACGGCACCATCCTTGCCCTGCATCATCCGCCGATCCCGAGCGTGCTGGACATGGCCGTCACCGTGGAACTGCGCGACCAGGCCTCGCTCGGTCGGGTGCTGAAAGGCACTGACGTACGGGCCATCCTGGCCGGGCACCTGCACTACTCGACGAACGCGACGTTCGTCGGGATCCCGGTGTCGGTGGCCTCGGCGACCTGCTACACCCAGGACCTCACGGTCTGTGCCGGCGGCACCCGCGGCCGCGACGCGGCGCAGGCCTGCAACCTCGTGCACGTCTACCCCGACACCGTGGTGCACTCGGTCGTTCCGCTCGGCGGCGGAAAGACGGTGGGCACCTTCGTTTCTCCGGGTCAGGCGCAACGCAACCTGGCCGAGGCCGGCATCTTCATCGAACCGTCGCGCCGCGATTCGCTGTTTCGGCACCCGCAGCTGGCGTTGACGTCGACCCAGGATGCTGTCGACTGA
- a CDS encoding CAAX protease family protein, which yields MSLRALALAAALVGWSFIGLRLPTVWRSPVQAVAGALLVWITRAPLGFRAPQVWSGLRSGSVAAAVVSAAIGASTPVPIVRLSMAARELPPSVPSWLGLQIPIGTVWAEEAAFRAALGVTAARAFGTTGGRLLQAGAFGLSHIADARATGEPVVPVALVTAVAGWVFGWLAERSGSLAAPMLAHLAINESGAVAAVAVQRWTCNGSHALR from the coding sequence GTGAGTCTGCGCGCACTGGCTCTGGCGGCCGCACTGGTCGGCTGGAGCTTCATCGGCCTGCGGCTCCCGACCGTCTGGCGATCCCCGGTGCAGGCCGTTGCCGGCGCCCTGCTGGTGTGGATCACGCGGGCGCCGTTGGGTTTTCGGGCTCCGCAGGTGTGGTCGGGCTTGCGCTCCGGGTCGGTGGCCGCGGCCGTCGTGTCGGCGGCGATCGGGGCCAGCACACCGGTGCCCATCGTGCGCCTCTCGATGGCCGCGCGTGAGCTGCCGCCGTCGGTGCCGAGCTGGCTCGGGCTGCAGATACCGATAGGCACGGTGTGGGCCGAGGAGGCTGCCTTCCGCGCCGCCTTGGGCGTCACGGCGGCCCGCGCCTTCGGCACCACCGGTGGACGGCTGCTGCAGGCCGGGGCATTCGGGCTGTCCCACATCGCCGACGCGCGGGCGACCGGCGAGCCGGTGGTGCCCGTCGCGTTGGTCACCGCCGTTGCCGGCTGGGTGTTCGGCTGGCTGGCCGAGCGGTCCGGCAGCCTGGCCGCACCGATGCTTGCGCACCTGGCGATCAACGAGTCCGGGGCGGTGGCCGCGGTAGCCGTCCAGCGCTGGACGTGCAACGGCTCACACGCGCTGCGGTGA